The Desulfatitalea tepidiphila genome window below encodes:
- a CDS encoding DHH family phosphoesterase: MPLSAKERLRRFYSRFNGDDHVLIPIVADPDAIASAMAVKRLLWRKVASVTISNLNAIQRTDNLVLIRLVGVTLVPFAQIDLDRHERIVLVDGQLDHHELLLGLKPDVIIDHHPPGASAQAPFVDIRPKYGATATIMIEYLRAAKIKPSAKLATSLYYAIKTDTSNFERHTVAEDLQAFQFVFHLSNIALARRIECAEIRLDFLKFFRKALEEMHLHKGRACVCLGVVNHPDVCVQIADFFMRIDSVNWSIVAGVHQGKLVTIFRNDGIRKDAGSLAKNSFGRWGLAGGHKSAARAEVPLDAIASLVNVTDWKALSDWIRLRIERGMRAGRQKPPPSETAGPTQTKRLKSK, encoded by the coding sequence ATGCCCCTTTCCGCCAAAGAGCGCCTGAGACGCTTCTATAGCCGGTTCAACGGGGATGATCATGTCTTGATTCCCATTGTGGCCGACCCGGATGCCATTGCCAGCGCCATGGCCGTCAAACGGTTATTGTGGCGCAAGGTGGCGAGCGTGACCATCTCCAATCTCAACGCGATCCAGCGCACCGACAATCTGGTGCTGATCCGCCTGGTGGGGGTCACCCTGGTACCGTTCGCACAAATCGACCTGGATCGTCACGAGCGCATTGTACTGGTCGACGGTCAGCTCGACCACCATGAGCTGTTGCTCGGTCTCAAGCCGGATGTGATCATCGATCACCATCCCCCGGGTGCCTCGGCCCAGGCCCCTTTCGTGGACATTCGACCCAAATACGGCGCCACGGCCACCATTATGATCGAATACCTGCGCGCAGCCAAAATCAAGCCGTCCGCCAAATTGGCCACCAGCCTCTATTACGCGATCAAAACCGATACCAGCAATTTCGAACGTCATACCGTGGCCGAGGACCTGCAGGCCTTTCAGTTCGTGTTTCATCTCTCCAATATCGCCTTGGCGCGCCGCATCGAGTGCGCCGAAATCCGGCTCGACTTCCTGAAATTTTTCCGAAAGGCACTGGAAGAGATGCATCTGCACAAGGGGCGCGCCTGTGTCTGTCTGGGCGTGGTCAACCATCCGGATGTGTGCGTGCAAATCGCCGATTTTTTCATGCGCATCGATTCGGTCAACTGGAGCATCGTGGCCGGAGTGCACCAGGGCAAGCTGGTGACGATTTTCCGAAACGACGGCATCCGCAAAGATGCCGGCAGCCTGGCCAAGAACAGTTTCGGTCGCTGGGGCCTTGCCGGCGGCCACAAAAGCGCAGCGAGGGCCGAAGTGCCCCTCGATGCCATCGCGTCGCTCGTCAATGTCACAGATTGGAAAGCGCTTTCCGACTGGATCCGCCTGCGCATCGAGCGGGGCATGCGGGCCGGGCGCCAGAAGCCCCCCCCATCTGAAACGGCGGGCCCGACACAAACCAAGCGGTTGAAATCAAAATGA
- a CDS encoding MBL fold metallo-hydrolase, translated as MKITILGSGTCVPRLTRSASSVLVESGRAKILVDLGPGTMHRLLQYGLTIFDLTHIFLTHFHPDHTAELVPLLFATKYPDAEARTHRLTLAAGTGLKRFYQGLRAVYDHWIVLPEDQMALQEIDTLAGETIRYFEDFVLTARPVNHRPESLAYRISDPDGRSMACSGDTDVCDALVDVAREVDLFICESAMPDSHKVPGHLTPSLAGRIAGRADARHLVLTHLYPECDGQDLVKQAAGTYKGPVTVAEDLMSFVL; from the coding sequence ATGAAAATCACGATCCTGGGATCGGGCACCTGCGTGCCCCGTCTGACGCGCAGCGCCAGCAGCGTGCTGGTGGAGAGCGGCCGTGCCAAAATCCTGGTGGACCTCGGGCCGGGCACCATGCATCGCCTGTTGCAATACGGGTTGACCATCTTTGACCTGACCCACATTTTTTTGACCCATTTTCACCCGGATCACACCGCCGAATTGGTCCCGCTGCTTTTCGCCACCAAATATCCTGACGCCGAGGCGCGCACACACCGTCTGACCCTTGCCGCGGGTACCGGACTGAAACGGTTCTACCAGGGATTGCGGGCGGTCTATGACCATTGGATCGTCCTGCCCGAAGACCAGATGGCCTTGCAGGAAATCGACACCCTGGCCGGTGAGACGATCCGCTATTTCGAAGATTTTGTGCTGACTGCCCGGCCGGTGAACCATCGCCCTGAAAGCCTGGCCTACCGTATCAGCGATCCAGACGGTCGATCGATGGCCTGTTCGGGAGATACGGATGTATGCGATGCTTTGGTCGACGTGGCCCGGGAGGTTGACCTGTTCATTTGCGAGTCGGCCATGCCCGACAGCCACAAAGTGCCGGGACACCTCACCCCCTCTCTGGCCGGCCGCATCGCCGGCCGGGCCGACGCCCGGCACCTGGTGCTCACCCATCTCTATCCCGAGTGCGATGGACAGGATCTTGTCAAACAGGCCGCCGGCACGTATAAGGGGCCGGTGACCGTAGCAGAAGACTTGATGTCCTTCGTTTTGTGA